From Brassica oleracea var. oleracea cultivar TO1000 chromosome C3, BOL, whole genome shotgun sequence, a single genomic window includes:
- the LOC106334586 gene encoding protein BREAST CANCER SUSCEPTIBILITY 2 homolog B isoform X2 yields the protein MSTWSLLPDSSGNCFRWEVAGRILQSDSEDSAIESTAPLPSMNDLLLQGWSKLKQGDGALFRTGMGNSVALKAKSVLEDEHHHHPDGGSNLQSDSAATLPMFRTASGRSVPLKDSSIAKAISILGPPHSDNVPLRESGFGDPNSFFQTPSNKMVIVDDFTGFNHVKRSNQKRGCSELKTHATGVLHHSETPGQYEGHVFQKISESLYPSAVVPPTMFQTAGGKTLSVSVQALKRARNLLGDPDSVTLFDDVPAVDQFSTPQKVQRLGDLPINNRNANTGYNAFEGKTSNKHTATSFVSPLRSSSKQFRSVKLEDLASGGNLIKKFDAAVDDTDRALNTTKLATHGVSNNRPMAVNNAKANGFIPIAKQSGQPLVDITNRSANNKQDSTQKKRLGKTIFVSPFKKPRNSSFKTPLKKNAQHALSGLSIVSSDTLNSKKVLSTRYPERSPRVYIKDYFRMHPTVTTKMNYVPDHVRRIKSSNADKYVFRDESSSNMVGAETFFQMLAESGASLRQASRKWVINHYRWIVWKLACYETCYPVICRGNFLTITNVFEELKYRYEREVNHGHCSAIKRILSGDAPASSMMVLYISAINPKTDNDSQKALGSGSGSNVKVELSDGWYSMNAALDVNLTKQLNAGKLFVGQKLRILGAGLSGWATPTSPLEAVISNTICLLLNINGTYRAHWADRLGFCKEVGAPLAFNCIKGNGGPVPKTLAGITRIYPILYKERLGERKSIIRSERMESRMTELHNQRRSALIEGLMCEYERGGNGVHSQNDTDSEEGAKVFKLLETASEPELLMAEMSLEQLTSFTTYKSKFEAAKQIQMEKSVAQALEEAGLSERDVTPFMRIRLVGLTSLSYEGVHNPKEGIVTIWNPTERQRTELTEGKIYIMKGLVPTVSDSETLYLHARGSSSRWEPLSPKASSSFQPFFNPRKPISLSNFGGIPLSSEFDIAAYVVYVGNVYTDVEQKKQWVFVTDGSTQRSRSGEISNSLLAISFSTPSMDDLPTPHISHSLVGSVVGFCNLIKRAKDAKNNMWVGEATENSVYSINAEAAYSSHLKTSSSHIQTWAKLSSFNSVIHKLRQIVLFVIGASTCSR from the exons ATGTCGACGTGGAGTTTATTACCCGATTCAAGCGGCAATTGTTTCCGGTGGGAAGTCGCAGGCCGGATTCTCCAGTCGGACTCGGAAGATTCTGCTATTGAATCCACAGCTCCTCTACCTTCTATGAACGATCTCTTGCTCCAAG GATGGTCGAAGCTTAAACAAGGGGATGGAGCGCTGTTCAGGACTGGAATGGGGAATTCTGTAGCTCTCAAAGCCAAATCTGTTTTAGAAGATGAACATCATCATCATCCAG ATGGAGGCTCCAATCTCCAATCAGATTCAGCTGCAACTTTGCCTATGTTCAGGACCGCCTCAGGGCGTTCTGTCCCATTGAAAGACTCCTCCATTGCCAAAGCTATTTCTATTCTTGGCCCCCCTCACTCAG ATAACGTTCCTCTCAGGGAGAGTGGGTTTGGTGATCCCAACTCTTTTTTCCAGACACCTTCTAACAAGATGGTTATTGTAGATGACTTTACTGGATTTAACCACGTGAAACGGTCCAATCAGAAACGTGGCTGCTCTGAGTTAAAAACTCATGCTACAGGGGTTCTGCATCATTCAGAAACTCCAGGCCAGTACGAGGGCCATGTATTTCAGAAGATATCAGAAAGTTTATATCCATCTGCAGTGGTGCCGCCAACAATGTTTCAGACTGCTGGTGGAAAAACGTTGTCTGTATCAGTTCAGGCATTGAAACGTGCCAGAAACCTTCTCGGAGACCCTGACTCAGTGACTCTCTTTGATGATGTACCAGCAGTTGATCAGTTTTCTACACCACAGAAAGTTCAAAGGTTAGGTGATCTTCCTATAAACAATAGAAACGCCAACACTGGTTATAATGCTTTTGAAGGAAAGACAAGCAACAAGCATACGGCAACTAGTTTTGTATCTCCTCTTCGGTCATCTTCAAAGCAATTTAGATCAGTCAAATTGGAGGATCTAGCTTCAGGGGGTAATTTGATCAAGAAATTTGATGCGGCTGTTGATGACACAGACCGTGCTCTGAATACTACTAAACTTGCTACACATGGAGTATCAAATAACAGGCCTATGGCAGTGAATAATGCCAAGGCAAACGGTTTCATTCCAATAGCTAAACAATCTGGCCAGCCACTTGTTGATATAACAAATCGCAGTGCAAACAATAAACAAGACAGTACCCAAAAGAAAAGACTGGGAAAGACAATCTTCGTTTCTCCTTTTAAAAAGCCAAGGAATTCCTCCTTCAAAACTCCTTTAAAGAAAAATGCTCAGCATGCTTTAAGTG GTTTGTCTATCGTATCTTCTGATACACTTAATTCCAAAAAGGTGCTTTCTACAAGATATCCAGAAAGGTCTCCAAGAGTATATATCAAGGATTATTTTCGAATGCATCCAACAGTTACGACTAAG ATGAACTATGTGCCAGACCATGTCAGAAGAATCAAATCAAGCAATGCAGATAAATATGTATTCCGTGATGAGTCTTCCTCAAATATGGTTGGAGCTGAAACTTTTTTCCAAATGTTGGCTGAGTCTGGTGCTTCCCTACGACAAGCATCTAGAAA GTGGGTCATTAATCACTACAGATGGATCGTCTGGAAACTTGCATGCTACGAGACATGCTACCCAGTCATATGTAGAGGAAATTTTCTGACTATCACCAATGTTTTCGAAGAACTGAAATACAG ATATGAGCGAGAGGTCAATCATGGTCACTGCTCTGCAATCAAGAGGATTCTGAGTGGTGACGCTCCAGCTTCTTCAATGATGGTGCTCTACATATCAGCTATTAATCCAAAGACGGATAATGATTCTCAGAAAGCACTTGGTTCTGGTAGTGGCAGCAATGTGAAAGTAGAGCTCAGTGATGGGTG GTACTCCATGAATGCTGCCCTGGATGTCAACCTGACAAAGCAGCTGAATGCTGGAAAATTGTTTGTTGGACAGAAGCTTCGA ATCCTTGGGGCAGGACTTTCTGGTTGGGCTACACCAACATCACCTCTTGAG GCAGTGATTTCAAATACGATTTGTTTGCTGTTGAATATTAATGGGACGTACAGAGCTCACTGGGCGGACCGACTAGGATTCT GTAAAGAAGTTGGTGCTCCTCTGGCCTTCAACTGTATCAAGGGCAATGGGGGTCCAGTGCCTAAAACGTTAGCTGGAATCACACGAATATACCCTATCCTGTACAAGGAAAG GTTAGGTGAAAGGAAGTCAATTATTCGATCAGAGAGAATGGAAAGTAGAATGACTGAGCTGCATAACCAGAG GCGCTCAGCTCTTATTGAGGGTCTTATGTGTGAGTACGAGAGAGGAGGAAATGGTGTCCACAGCCAGAACGACACTGACAGTGAGGAAGGAGCCAAGGTCTTTAAGCTGTTAGAGACTGCTTCTGAACCTGAACTCCTAATGGCAGAAATGAGTCTGGAGCAGTTGACATCTTTCACTACATATAAATCAAAATTCGAG GCAGCCAAACAAATACAGATGGAAAAATCAGTGGCACAAGCTCTGGAAGAAGCTGGCTTAAGTGAAAGGGATGTCACCCCATTCATGAGGATTAGGCTTGTTGGACTGACGAGTTTAAGTTATGAAGGAGTACACAATCCAAAAGAAGGCATAGTAACCATCTGGAATCCAACGGAGAGACAG AGAACCGAGTTGACAGAGGGGAAAATATACATAATGAAAGGGCTAGTACCGACGGTATCAGATTCGGAAACACTTTACTTACATGCCAGAGGGTCTAGCTCAAGATGGGAGCCTTTGTCTCCAAAAGCTTCTTCAAGTTTTCA GCCCTTTTTCAACCCCCGTAAACCCATTTCTTTGTCAAATTTTGGTGGAATTCCTCTTTCAAG TGAATTTGATATCGCTGCGTACGTTGTATATGTTGGAAATGTATACACGGATGTTGAGCAAAAGAAGCAGTGGGTGTTTGTGACAGATGGATCCACTCAACGCTCACGTTCAGGGGAAATCTCAAACAGTCTTCTTGCTATAAGCTTCAGTACCCCATCCATGGATGACTTGCCCACTCCCCACATCAGCCATAGTCTTGTCGGATCCGTG GTAGGATTTTGCAACCTAATAAAAAGGGCAAAGGATGCGAAAAACAATATGTGGGTTGGAGAGGCAACAGAGAACTCAGTGTATTCCATAAACGCAGAAGCTGCTTACTCCTCTCACCTCAAAACCAGCAGTTCCCATATCCAAACATGGGCTAAGCTCTCTTCTTTCAACTCG GTAATCCATAAACTTAGGCAGATAGTTCTATTTGTAATCGGTGCTTCAACATGCTCAAGGTGA
- the LOC106334586 gene encoding protein BREAST CANCER SUSCEPTIBILITY 2 homolog B isoform X4 produces the protein MSTWSLLPDSSGNCFRWEVAGRILQSDSEDSAIESTAPLPSMNDLLLQGWSKLKQGDGALFRTGMGNSVALKAKSVLEDEHHHHPDGGSNLQSDSAATLPMFRTASGRSVPLKDSSIAKAISILGPPHSDNVPLRESGFGDPNSFFQTPSNKMVIVDDFTGFNHVKRSNQKRGCSELKTHATGVLHHSETPGQYEGHVFQKISESLYPSAVVPPTMFQTAGGKTLSVSVQALKRARNLLGDPDSVTLFDDVPAVDQFSTPQKVQRLGDLPINNRNANTGYNAFEGKTSNKHTATSFVSPLRSSSKQFRSVKLEDLASGGNLIKKFDAAVDDTDRALNTTKLATHGVSNNRPMAVNNAKANGFIPIAKQSGQPLVDITNRSANNKQDSTQKKRLGKTIFVSPFKKPRNSSFKTPLKKNAQHALSGLSIVSSDTLNSKKVLSTRYPERSPRVYIKDYFRMHPTVTTKMNYVPDHVRRIKSSNADKYVFRDESSSNMVGAETFFQMLAESGASLRQASRKWVINHYRWIVWKLACYETCYPVICRGNFLTITNVFEELKYRYEREVNHGHCSAIKRILSGDAPASSMMVLYISAINPKTDNDSQKALGSGSGSNVKVELSDGWYSMNAALDVNLTKQLNAGKLFVGQKLRILGAGLSGWATPTSPLEAVISNTICLLLNINGTYRAHWADRLGFCKEVGAPLAFNCIKGNGGPVPKTLAGITRIYPILYKERLGERKSIIRSERMESRMTELHNQRRSALIEGLMCEYERGGNGVHSQNDTDSEEGAKVFKLLETASEPELLMAEMSLEQLTSFTTYKSKFEAAKQIQMEKSVAQALEEAGLSERDVTPFMRIRLVGLTSLSYEGVHNPKEGIVTIWNPTERQRTELTEGKIYIMKGLVPTVSDSETLYLHARGSSSRWEPLSPKASSSFQPFFNPRKPISLSNFGGIPLSSEFDIAAYVVYVGNVYTDVEQKKQWVFVTDGSTQRSRSGEISNSLLAISFSTPSMDDLPTPHISHSLVGSVVFCLIWFGR, from the exons ATGTCGACGTGGAGTTTATTACCCGATTCAAGCGGCAATTGTTTCCGGTGGGAAGTCGCAGGCCGGATTCTCCAGTCGGACTCGGAAGATTCTGCTATTGAATCCACAGCTCCTCTACCTTCTATGAACGATCTCTTGCTCCAAG GATGGTCGAAGCTTAAACAAGGGGATGGAGCGCTGTTCAGGACTGGAATGGGGAATTCTGTAGCTCTCAAAGCCAAATCTGTTTTAGAAGATGAACATCATCATCATCCAG ATGGAGGCTCCAATCTCCAATCAGATTCAGCTGCAACTTTGCCTATGTTCAGGACCGCCTCAGGGCGTTCTGTCCCATTGAAAGACTCCTCCATTGCCAAAGCTATTTCTATTCTTGGCCCCCCTCACTCAG ATAACGTTCCTCTCAGGGAGAGTGGGTTTGGTGATCCCAACTCTTTTTTCCAGACACCTTCTAACAAGATGGTTATTGTAGATGACTTTACTGGATTTAACCACGTGAAACGGTCCAATCAGAAACGTGGCTGCTCTGAGTTAAAAACTCATGCTACAGGGGTTCTGCATCATTCAGAAACTCCAGGCCAGTACGAGGGCCATGTATTTCAGAAGATATCAGAAAGTTTATATCCATCTGCAGTGGTGCCGCCAACAATGTTTCAGACTGCTGGTGGAAAAACGTTGTCTGTATCAGTTCAGGCATTGAAACGTGCCAGAAACCTTCTCGGAGACCCTGACTCAGTGACTCTCTTTGATGATGTACCAGCAGTTGATCAGTTTTCTACACCACAGAAAGTTCAAAGGTTAGGTGATCTTCCTATAAACAATAGAAACGCCAACACTGGTTATAATGCTTTTGAAGGAAAGACAAGCAACAAGCATACGGCAACTAGTTTTGTATCTCCTCTTCGGTCATCTTCAAAGCAATTTAGATCAGTCAAATTGGAGGATCTAGCTTCAGGGGGTAATTTGATCAAGAAATTTGATGCGGCTGTTGATGACACAGACCGTGCTCTGAATACTACTAAACTTGCTACACATGGAGTATCAAATAACAGGCCTATGGCAGTGAATAATGCCAAGGCAAACGGTTTCATTCCAATAGCTAAACAATCTGGCCAGCCACTTGTTGATATAACAAATCGCAGTGCAAACAATAAACAAGACAGTACCCAAAAGAAAAGACTGGGAAAGACAATCTTCGTTTCTCCTTTTAAAAAGCCAAGGAATTCCTCCTTCAAAACTCCTTTAAAGAAAAATGCTCAGCATGCTTTAAGTG GTTTGTCTATCGTATCTTCTGATACACTTAATTCCAAAAAGGTGCTTTCTACAAGATATCCAGAAAGGTCTCCAAGAGTATATATCAAGGATTATTTTCGAATGCATCCAACAGTTACGACTAAG ATGAACTATGTGCCAGACCATGTCAGAAGAATCAAATCAAGCAATGCAGATAAATATGTATTCCGTGATGAGTCTTCCTCAAATATGGTTGGAGCTGAAACTTTTTTCCAAATGTTGGCTGAGTCTGGTGCTTCCCTACGACAAGCATCTAGAAA GTGGGTCATTAATCACTACAGATGGATCGTCTGGAAACTTGCATGCTACGAGACATGCTACCCAGTCATATGTAGAGGAAATTTTCTGACTATCACCAATGTTTTCGAAGAACTGAAATACAG ATATGAGCGAGAGGTCAATCATGGTCACTGCTCTGCAATCAAGAGGATTCTGAGTGGTGACGCTCCAGCTTCTTCAATGATGGTGCTCTACATATCAGCTATTAATCCAAAGACGGATAATGATTCTCAGAAAGCACTTGGTTCTGGTAGTGGCAGCAATGTGAAAGTAGAGCTCAGTGATGGGTG GTACTCCATGAATGCTGCCCTGGATGTCAACCTGACAAAGCAGCTGAATGCTGGAAAATTGTTTGTTGGACAGAAGCTTCGA ATCCTTGGGGCAGGACTTTCTGGTTGGGCTACACCAACATCACCTCTTGAG GCAGTGATTTCAAATACGATTTGTTTGCTGTTGAATATTAATGGGACGTACAGAGCTCACTGGGCGGACCGACTAGGATTCT GTAAAGAAGTTGGTGCTCCTCTGGCCTTCAACTGTATCAAGGGCAATGGGGGTCCAGTGCCTAAAACGTTAGCTGGAATCACACGAATATACCCTATCCTGTACAAGGAAAG GTTAGGTGAAAGGAAGTCAATTATTCGATCAGAGAGAATGGAAAGTAGAATGACTGAGCTGCATAACCAGAG GCGCTCAGCTCTTATTGAGGGTCTTATGTGTGAGTACGAGAGAGGAGGAAATGGTGTCCACAGCCAGAACGACACTGACAGTGAGGAAGGAGCCAAGGTCTTTAAGCTGTTAGAGACTGCTTCTGAACCTGAACTCCTAATGGCAGAAATGAGTCTGGAGCAGTTGACATCTTTCACTACATATAAATCAAAATTCGAG GCAGCCAAACAAATACAGATGGAAAAATCAGTGGCACAAGCTCTGGAAGAAGCTGGCTTAAGTGAAAGGGATGTCACCCCATTCATGAGGATTAGGCTTGTTGGACTGACGAGTTTAAGTTATGAAGGAGTACACAATCCAAAAGAAGGCATAGTAACCATCTGGAATCCAACGGAGAGACAG AGAACCGAGTTGACAGAGGGGAAAATATACATAATGAAAGGGCTAGTACCGACGGTATCAGATTCGGAAACACTTTACTTACATGCCAGAGGGTCTAGCTCAAGATGGGAGCCTTTGTCTCCAAAAGCTTCTTCAAGTTTTCA GCCCTTTTTCAACCCCCGTAAACCCATTTCTTTGTCAAATTTTGGTGGAATTCCTCTTTCAAG TGAATTTGATATCGCTGCGTACGTTGTATATGTTGGAAATGTATACACGGATGTTGAGCAAAAGAAGCAGTGGGTGTTTGTGACAGATGGATCCACTCAACGCTCACGTTCAGGGGAAATCTCAAACAGTCTTCTTGCTATAAGCTTCAGTACCCCATCCATGGATGACTTGCCCACTCCCCACATCAGCCATAGTCTTGTCGGATCCGTG GTGTTTTGTCTTATATGGTTTGGCAGGTAG
- the LOC106334586 gene encoding protein BREAST CANCER SUSCEPTIBILITY 2 homolog B isoform X1, with the protein MSTWSLLPDSSGNCFRWEVAGRILQSDSEDSAIESTAPLPSMNDLLLQGWSKLKQGDGALFRTGMGNSVALKAKSVLEDEHHHHPDGGSNLQSDSAATLPMFRTASGRSVPLKDSSIAKAISILGPPHSDNVPLRESGFGDPNSFFQTPSNKMVIVDDFTGFNHVKRSNQKRGCSELKTHATGVLHHSETPGQYEGHVFQKISESLYPSAVVPPTMFQTAGGKTLSVSVQALKRARNLLGDPDSVTLFDDVPAVDQFSTPQKVQRLGDLPINNRNANTGYNAFEGKTSNKHTATSFVSPLRSSSKQFRSVKLEDLASGGNLIKKFDAAVDDTDRALNTTKLATHGVSNNRPMAVNNAKANGFIPIAKQSGQPLVDITNRSANNKQDSTQKKRLGKTIFVSPFKKPRNSSFKTPLKKNAQHALSGLSIVSSDTLNSKKVLSTRYPERSPRVYIKDYFRMHPTVTTKMNYVPDHVRRIKSSNADKYVFRDESSSNMVGAETFFQMLAESGASLRQASRKWVINHYRWIVWKLACYETCYPVICRGNFLTITNVFEELKYRYEREVNHGHCSAIKRILSGDAPASSMMVLYISAINPKTDNDSQKALGSGSGSNVKVELSDGWYSMNAALDVNLTKQLNAGKLFVGQKLRILGAGLSGWATPTSPLEAVISNTICLLLNINGTYRAHWADRLGFCKEVGAPLAFNCIKGNGGPVPKTLAGITRIYPILYKERLGERKSIIRSERMESRMTELHNQRRSALIEGLMCEYERGGNGVHSQNDTDSEEGAKVFKLLETASEPELLMAEMSLEQLTSFTTYKSKFEAAKQIQMEKSVAQALEEAGLSERDVTPFMRIRLVGLTSLSYEGVHNPKEGIVTIWNPTERQRTELTEGKIYIMKGLVPTVSDSETLYLHARGSSSRWEPLSPKASSSFQPFFNPRKPISLSNFGGIPLSSEFDIAAYVVYVGNVYTDVEQKKQWVFVTDGSTQRSRSGEISNSLLAISFSTPSMDDLPTPHISHSLVGSVVGFCNLIKRAKDAKNNMWVGEATENSVYSINAEAAYSSHLKTSSSHIQTWAKLSSFNSVIHKLRQIVLFVIGASTCSRKGKHII; encoded by the exons ATGTCGACGTGGAGTTTATTACCCGATTCAAGCGGCAATTGTTTCCGGTGGGAAGTCGCAGGCCGGATTCTCCAGTCGGACTCGGAAGATTCTGCTATTGAATCCACAGCTCCTCTACCTTCTATGAACGATCTCTTGCTCCAAG GATGGTCGAAGCTTAAACAAGGGGATGGAGCGCTGTTCAGGACTGGAATGGGGAATTCTGTAGCTCTCAAAGCCAAATCTGTTTTAGAAGATGAACATCATCATCATCCAG ATGGAGGCTCCAATCTCCAATCAGATTCAGCTGCAACTTTGCCTATGTTCAGGACCGCCTCAGGGCGTTCTGTCCCATTGAAAGACTCCTCCATTGCCAAAGCTATTTCTATTCTTGGCCCCCCTCACTCAG ATAACGTTCCTCTCAGGGAGAGTGGGTTTGGTGATCCCAACTCTTTTTTCCAGACACCTTCTAACAAGATGGTTATTGTAGATGACTTTACTGGATTTAACCACGTGAAACGGTCCAATCAGAAACGTGGCTGCTCTGAGTTAAAAACTCATGCTACAGGGGTTCTGCATCATTCAGAAACTCCAGGCCAGTACGAGGGCCATGTATTTCAGAAGATATCAGAAAGTTTATATCCATCTGCAGTGGTGCCGCCAACAATGTTTCAGACTGCTGGTGGAAAAACGTTGTCTGTATCAGTTCAGGCATTGAAACGTGCCAGAAACCTTCTCGGAGACCCTGACTCAGTGACTCTCTTTGATGATGTACCAGCAGTTGATCAGTTTTCTACACCACAGAAAGTTCAAAGGTTAGGTGATCTTCCTATAAACAATAGAAACGCCAACACTGGTTATAATGCTTTTGAAGGAAAGACAAGCAACAAGCATACGGCAACTAGTTTTGTATCTCCTCTTCGGTCATCTTCAAAGCAATTTAGATCAGTCAAATTGGAGGATCTAGCTTCAGGGGGTAATTTGATCAAGAAATTTGATGCGGCTGTTGATGACACAGACCGTGCTCTGAATACTACTAAACTTGCTACACATGGAGTATCAAATAACAGGCCTATGGCAGTGAATAATGCCAAGGCAAACGGTTTCATTCCAATAGCTAAACAATCTGGCCAGCCACTTGTTGATATAACAAATCGCAGTGCAAACAATAAACAAGACAGTACCCAAAAGAAAAGACTGGGAAAGACAATCTTCGTTTCTCCTTTTAAAAAGCCAAGGAATTCCTCCTTCAAAACTCCTTTAAAGAAAAATGCTCAGCATGCTTTAAGTG GTTTGTCTATCGTATCTTCTGATACACTTAATTCCAAAAAGGTGCTTTCTACAAGATATCCAGAAAGGTCTCCAAGAGTATATATCAAGGATTATTTTCGAATGCATCCAACAGTTACGACTAAG ATGAACTATGTGCCAGACCATGTCAGAAGAATCAAATCAAGCAATGCAGATAAATATGTATTCCGTGATGAGTCTTCCTCAAATATGGTTGGAGCTGAAACTTTTTTCCAAATGTTGGCTGAGTCTGGTGCTTCCCTACGACAAGCATCTAGAAA GTGGGTCATTAATCACTACAGATGGATCGTCTGGAAACTTGCATGCTACGAGACATGCTACCCAGTCATATGTAGAGGAAATTTTCTGACTATCACCAATGTTTTCGAAGAACTGAAATACAG ATATGAGCGAGAGGTCAATCATGGTCACTGCTCTGCAATCAAGAGGATTCTGAGTGGTGACGCTCCAGCTTCTTCAATGATGGTGCTCTACATATCAGCTATTAATCCAAAGACGGATAATGATTCTCAGAAAGCACTTGGTTCTGGTAGTGGCAGCAATGTGAAAGTAGAGCTCAGTGATGGGTG GTACTCCATGAATGCTGCCCTGGATGTCAACCTGACAAAGCAGCTGAATGCTGGAAAATTGTTTGTTGGACAGAAGCTTCGA ATCCTTGGGGCAGGACTTTCTGGTTGGGCTACACCAACATCACCTCTTGAG GCAGTGATTTCAAATACGATTTGTTTGCTGTTGAATATTAATGGGACGTACAGAGCTCACTGGGCGGACCGACTAGGATTCT GTAAAGAAGTTGGTGCTCCTCTGGCCTTCAACTGTATCAAGGGCAATGGGGGTCCAGTGCCTAAAACGTTAGCTGGAATCACACGAATATACCCTATCCTGTACAAGGAAAG GTTAGGTGAAAGGAAGTCAATTATTCGATCAGAGAGAATGGAAAGTAGAATGACTGAGCTGCATAACCAGAG GCGCTCAGCTCTTATTGAGGGTCTTATGTGTGAGTACGAGAGAGGAGGAAATGGTGTCCACAGCCAGAACGACACTGACAGTGAGGAAGGAGCCAAGGTCTTTAAGCTGTTAGAGACTGCTTCTGAACCTGAACTCCTAATGGCAGAAATGAGTCTGGAGCAGTTGACATCTTTCACTACATATAAATCAAAATTCGAG GCAGCCAAACAAATACAGATGGAAAAATCAGTGGCACAAGCTCTGGAAGAAGCTGGCTTAAGTGAAAGGGATGTCACCCCATTCATGAGGATTAGGCTTGTTGGACTGACGAGTTTAAGTTATGAAGGAGTACACAATCCAAAAGAAGGCATAGTAACCATCTGGAATCCAACGGAGAGACAG AGAACCGAGTTGACAGAGGGGAAAATATACATAATGAAAGGGCTAGTACCGACGGTATCAGATTCGGAAACACTTTACTTACATGCCAGAGGGTCTAGCTCAAGATGGGAGCCTTTGTCTCCAAAAGCTTCTTCAAGTTTTCA GCCCTTTTTCAACCCCCGTAAACCCATTTCTTTGTCAAATTTTGGTGGAATTCCTCTTTCAAG TGAATTTGATATCGCTGCGTACGTTGTATATGTTGGAAATGTATACACGGATGTTGAGCAAAAGAAGCAGTGGGTGTTTGTGACAGATGGATCCACTCAACGCTCACGTTCAGGGGAAATCTCAAACAGTCTTCTTGCTATAAGCTTCAGTACCCCATCCATGGATGACTTGCCCACTCCCCACATCAGCCATAGTCTTGTCGGATCCGTG GTAGGATTTTGCAACCTAATAAAAAGGGCAAAGGATGCGAAAAACAATATGTGGGTTGGAGAGGCAACAGAGAACTCAGTGTATTCCATAAACGCAGAAGCTGCTTACTCCTCTCACCTCAAAACCAGCAGTTCCCATATCCAAACATGGGCTAAGCTCTCTTCTTTCAACTCG GTAATCCATAAACTTAGGCAGATAGTTCTATTTGTAATCGGTGCTTCAACATGCTCAAG AAAAGGAAAACATATCATTTAG